The Lutibacter sp. A64 genome segment TATTATTTAACCGGCTATAAAGAGCCACATGCTATGGTTTTAATTTTTAAAGAAAATCAAGCGGTTGATGGTAAATTGTTTAATGAAGTGTTATTTGTTCAAGAACGAAATGAAAATGCAGAAATGTGGACTGGAAAACGTTTGGGAATTATAGGAGCTCAAGATCAATTAGGGTTTAAAGTTGCATATAATGGTAGCGATTTTAAAAGCGCTGCCATAGATTTTTCAAAATTTGATAAAATATTTTTTGAGGAATTTAAAAACGATGTTAGGGATACAAATAGCAATGCTGATTTATATGATTTAATTAAAACATTTAAAGAAAAAGTTTCATATAATTTAATTTATTTAAATGATGTAAGTAATGATAAAATCCGTAATGAAATTAAAAATAATTTAGATACACAATTTTTAAAAAAAACAATGACTTCTTTACGTGAAATTAAAACAGAAGAAGAATTGGTATTGCTAAAAAAAGCTATAGAAATTTCAGCAATTGGGCAAATTGAAATAATGAAAGCAATGCACCCAAATATGTCTGAAGCTGAAGCCCAAGGTGTTCATGAATTTGTGTATAAAAAATATGGCGCAGAATACGAAGGATATCCTTCAATTGTTGGGGCAGGAAATAATGGTTGTATTTTACATTATATAGATAATACAAAAACGTTGATAGGCGATAACAATTTAATTTTAATGGATTTAGGTGCAGAATACCACGGATATACTGCAGATGTGACTAGAACAATACCTGCTAATGGTAAGTTCTCTCCAGAACAAAAATTAATTTATGATCTTGTATTTAAAGCCCAAGAAGCAGGAATTAAAGCCTACACCGTTGGAACAAAAATGAGTAAACCTCATGATATAGTCAAAAAAATAATAAATAAAGGTTTAGCTGAATTGGGAATTATAAATTCTGAAAAAATTTACCACACCTATTT includes the following:
- a CDS encoding aminopeptidase P N-terminal domain-containing protein, with the translated sequence MILKKLTFISCFLIFFGSYAQNPFLPEDYLTKDFHKDRREALRAKMPANSVAVFFANPVRNRANDVDYVYHQHPNFYYLTGYKEPHAMVLIFKENQAVDGKLFNEVLFVQERNENAEMWTGKRLGIIGAQDQLGFKVAYNGSDFKSAAIDFSKFDKIFFEEFKNDVRDTNSNADLYDLIKTFKEKVSYNLIYLNDVSNDKIRNEIKNNLDTQFLKKTMTSLREIKTEEELVLLKKAIEISAIGQIEIMKAMHPNMSEAEAQGVHEFVYKKYGAEYEGYPSIVGAGNNGCILHYIDNTKTLIGDNNLILMDLGAEYHGYTADVTRTIPANGKFSPEQKLIYDLVFKAQEAGIKAYTVGTKMSKPHDIVKKIINKGLAELGIINSEKIYHTYFPHGSMHHIGLDVHDPGNYNRFEENMVVTMEPGIYIPNGSDCDEKWWGIGIRIEDDILITKNGPVNLSEKAPRTSEEVEATMKLSSVLDSFILPKLD